From Desulfuromonas soudanensis, the proteins below share one genomic window:
- a CDS encoding flotillin family protein, with translation MLDGLIFAAIVLISIVIVGTILVRLYQKATKELAFVRTGLGGQKVIKDGGAMVLPGLHNLIHVNMNTLRLEVSRINQEALITKDRMRVDVKAEFFVRVQPSVDAIANAAQTLGAKTMKPTELKELVEGKFVDALRSVAAQMAMEELHEQRASFVQKVQNVVAEDILKNGLELESVSLTGLDQTKKEYFNPANVFDAEGLTKMTEAIEARRKKRNDIERDTEIQIRQKDLETTQFRLTIDREEAYATMEQDREIAVRLAEQEMLTAKEQAEKNRQAEEARIESERLIEQSRIEKDRQIEEARINKTRDLEAAEIEKKKLIEQAEIGRVKAVELARQDQEIAIAEKSKEQSLAKKQADEARALAISAEEKVITARDTEIATRQKAIELIEAARTAEREAIGITVAAKAEEEAATANAEAARKSSQGQADAIKILAAGEAEAVLAKANADERMYQVEAEGKQKINQAANTLSPAQIEMQIRIKLLETLPAIISESVKPMENIDSIRIVQMDGMGPAIHGGNGDGSGAGLADSVVNSALRYRAMAPLVDQLMTEAGLNGLLKGQGLAALEKQDDDSGASAGAGA, from the coding sequence ATGCTTGATGGATTAATTTTTGCCGCAATTGTTCTTATCTCCATCGTTATCGTCGGCACGATCCTTGTTCGACTGTACCAAAAGGCCACGAAAGAACTGGCCTTTGTGCGAACTGGCCTCGGCGGCCAGAAAGTCATCAAAGACGGTGGAGCCATGGTGCTGCCCGGCCTCCACAACCTTATCCATGTCAACATGAACACGCTTCGATTGGAAGTTTCAAGGATTAATCAAGAAGCGCTGATCACCAAGGACCGCATGCGGGTGGATGTCAAAGCCGAATTTTTCGTGCGTGTCCAGCCCTCTGTGGACGCTATCGCCAACGCCGCTCAGACGCTAGGGGCCAAGACCATGAAGCCGACAGAGCTCAAAGAGTTGGTCGAAGGCAAGTTCGTCGACGCTCTGCGCTCGGTCGCAGCACAGATGGCCATGGAAGAACTGCACGAGCAACGCGCCAGCTTTGTGCAAAAGGTCCAAAACGTGGTCGCTGAAGACATTCTCAAAAACGGACTGGAACTCGAGTCGGTCTCCCTCACCGGTCTTGACCAGACCAAGAAAGAATATTTCAATCCGGCCAACGTCTTCGACGCTGAGGGTCTCACAAAAATGACCGAAGCAATTGAGGCTCGAAGGAAGAAGCGCAACGATATCGAGCGAGATACGGAGATTCAGATCCGTCAAAAGGATCTGGAGACGACCCAGTTTCGCCTGACCATTGACCGCGAAGAAGCTTACGCGACTATGGAGCAAGATCGTGAGATTGCAGTTCGTCTGGCCGAACAAGAAATGCTCACGGCCAAAGAACAGGCTGAGAAAAATCGCCAGGCAGAAGAGGCGCGCATCGAATCTGAAAGATTGATCGAGCAGTCTCGGATCGAGAAAGATCGGCAGATTGAGGAGGCTCGCATCAATAAAACTCGTGACCTCGAAGCCGCGGAGATTGAGAAAAAAAAGTTGATCGAGCAAGCTGAAATTGGACGGGTAAAGGCAGTCGAGCTTGCGCGCCAAGATCAGGAGATCGCCATCGCCGAAAAGTCCAAAGAACAATCCCTGGCGAAAAAACAAGCCGATGAAGCTCGTGCTCTGGCCATCTCGGCGGAAGAAAAGGTTATCACTGCTCGAGATACCGAAATCGCTACTCGCCAAAAAGCTATTGAGCTGATCGAAGCGGCCAGGACGGCCGAACGCGAAGCCATTGGCATTACCGTCGCCGCCAAGGCGGAAGAAGAGGCAGCAACCGCCAATGCAGAAGCCGCACGGAAGTCCTCGCAAGGCCAGGCAGACGCGATTAAAATTCTAGCCGCCGGCGAAGCTGAAGCCGTGCTCGCCAAAGCCAACGCCGACGAGCGCATGTACCAGGTCGAAGCCGAAGGCAAGCAGAAAATCAACCAAGCGGCCAATACCTTATCGCCGGCACAAATCGAGATGCAGATTCGCATCAAACTCCTTGAGACGCTGCCGGCGATCATTAGCGAGAGCGTTAAGCCCATGGAGAACATCGATAGCATCCGAATTGTGCAGATGGACGGGATGGGACCCGCGATCCACGGCGGCAATGGAGACGGCAGCGGCGCCGGTCTCGCAGACAGCGTCGTCAACAGCGCGCTCCGCTATCGGGCAATGGCACCCCTCGTAGACCAGCTCATGACTGAGGCCGGCCTTAACGGACTCCTTAAAGGTCAGGGGCTTGCGGCTCTTGAGAAACAGGATGATGACAGCGGCGCTTCGGCTGGCGCCGGGGCATAA
- a CDS encoding Crp/Fnr family transcriptional regulator codes for MDTRVTEEFISLFPRFRREGELVAEILAHARRQAFQADFHLYWEGDSCSAIAFVLAGEVRVYRCGESGREITLYEIGPGETCILNASCILGNNAYPANAVTVSAGEMLLIPAREFRRLLGNYEAMSAFVYSLLSQRLTEVMELVQEVAFGRMDERLIEYLVEKSANGILHATHQKIANDLGTSREVVSRLLKDLERRERIVLARNVITLLTL; via the coding sequence ATGGATACGAGAGTGACGGAAGAATTTATCTCCCTCTTCCCCCGGTTTCGCCGGGAAGGGGAACTCGTGGCGGAGATTTTGGCACATGCCCGTCGCCAGGCCTTCCAGGCAGATTTCCATCTCTACTGGGAGGGGGATTCGTGTTCAGCCATCGCTTTTGTTTTGGCCGGGGAGGTCAGGGTCTACCGGTGTGGGGAAAGCGGCCGGGAGATCACCCTGTACGAAATTGGTCCGGGCGAAACTTGCATCCTGAACGCCTCGTGCATCCTGGGAAACAATGCCTATCCGGCCAATGCCGTAACTGTCAGTGCCGGGGAAATGCTCCTCATCCCGGCCCGCGAGTTCCGTCGCTTGCTCGGGAACTACGAAGCCATGAGTGCCTTCGTCTATTCCCTCTTGAGCCAACGGCTGACCGAAGTCATGGAACTGGTCCAGGAGGTGGCTTTCGGCCGGATGGACGAGCGCCTAATCGAATACCTGGTCGAGAAGTCGGCCAACGGCATCCTTCATGCCACCCATCAGAAAATCGCCAATGACCTGGGCACCTCCCGGGAGGTTGTTAGCAGGCTGCTGAAGGACCTGGAGCGGCGGGAAAGGATTGTGTTGGCGCGAAATGTCATAACTCTTCTGACGCTGTAG
- a CDS encoding YgaP family membrane protein gives MKRDVGTLDRLVRISVGFFLLFQGVVGGHGWGYLGIIPLLTGAIGWCPLYSLLGISTACRTCPSKGLNQTEEER, from the coding sequence ATGAAACGCGACGTTGGAACATTGGACCGGCTGGTCAGGATTTCGGTAGGGTTTTTTCTTCTCTTCCAGGGGGTCGTCGGCGGCCATGGCTGGGGGTATCTCGGCATCATCCCGCTTCTGACCGGAGCGATCGGCTGGTGCCCCCTTTACAGTTTGCTGGGGATCTCCACGGCATGCCGGACATGTCCGAGCAAGGGGCTCAACCAAACGGAAGAGGAAAGGTGA
- a CDS encoding OsmC family protein yields the protein MTGTLGGALEARQIDASNGRLTADVEGEIETENKVLIIRRIRVTYHLKTPETSRETAERVHRIHHQSCPVYMSLHKAIDISTELQIEAE from the coding sequence CTGACCGGCACCCTGGGAGGCGCGCTGGAGGCGCGTCAAATAGATGCATCCAACGGCAGGTTGACCGCCGACGTGGAAGGTGAGATCGAAACCGAGAACAAGGTGCTGATCATCCGCCGGATCCGCGTCACCTATCATCTCAAGACGCCCGAGACGTCCCGCGAAACGGCGGAGCGGGTGCACCGCATCCACCACCAGTCCTGCCCGGTGTACATGTCGCTGCACAAGGCGATCGACATCAGCACTGAGCTGCAGATCGAGGCGGAATAG